A single window of Nitrospira lenta DNA harbors:
- the rplM gene encoding 50S ribosomal protein L13: MTTYLEKPANVKEQWHLVNAEGKTLGRLAAKVAGILRGKHRPTFTPNVDMGDHVVIINAEKIHLTGNKMQDKLYIHHSGYPGGLKTTDAQHLFKKDPTELLVRAIEGMLPKNPLGNGMAKKLRVYVGATHPHQAQHPEPISL, encoded by the coding sequence ATGACGACCTATCTCGAAAAACCGGCCAATGTAAAAGAACAGTGGCACCTTGTGAACGCCGAGGGAAAAACCCTGGGACGCCTGGCGGCTAAAGTCGCCGGCATTCTTCGCGGCAAACATCGCCCCACCTTCACCCCGAACGTGGACATGGGCGATCATGTCGTGATCATTAATGCCGAGAAGATCCATTTGACCGGCAACAAGATGCAAGACAAGCTCTACATCCACCACTCGGGCTACCCCGGCGGGCTCAAGACCACCGATGCGCAGCATCTGTTCAAGAAGGATCCGACTGAATTGTTGGTGCGAGCCATTGAAGGCATGCTCCCCAAGAATCCTCTCGGCAATGGTATGGCAAAGAAACTTCGCGTCTATGTCGGAGCAACTCATCCGCACCAGGCGCAACACCCGGAACCTATTTCTCTCTAG
- the tsf gene encoding translation elongation factor Ts encodes MAGSSQLVKELREKTGAGILDCQKALTENGDDVEKAIDYLRQKGLAAAAKKAGRETNQGLIHSYIHMGGKIGVLIEVNCETDFVARNEEFKAFVNDLALQIAAANPSYVRREDIPADLVEREKAIFEGQAKELGKPAAALPKIVEGKLEKFYQENCLLEQTFIKDPTVTVKDLVAQKISKIGENMNIRRFTRFQLGQA; translated from the coding sequence ATGGCAGGATCAAGTCAGCTTGTAAAAGAACTTCGGGAAAAAACCGGCGCCGGCATCCTGGATTGCCAGAAGGCGTTGACTGAAAACGGCGACGATGTCGAGAAGGCGATCGACTACCTCCGGCAGAAAGGCCTGGCCGCTGCAGCCAAGAAAGCCGGGCGTGAAACGAATCAGGGGTTGATCCATTCCTATATCCATATGGGAGGAAAAATCGGCGTCCTGATCGAGGTCAATTGCGAAACAGACTTTGTAGCGCGCAACGAAGAGTTTAAAGCCTTCGTGAACGACCTGGCTCTCCAGATCGCCGCCGCAAATCCGTCATACGTAAGACGCGAGGATATCCCCGCAGACCTGGTCGAACGAGAAAAAGCAATTTTCGAAGGACAAGCGAAGGAACTGGGGAAGCCCGCGGCAGCCTTGCCGAAGATCGTGGAAGGCAAGCTGGAAAAGTTCTATCAAGAGAACTGCCTGCTGGAACAAACCTTCATCAAGGACCCAACCGTCACCGTCAAAGACCTGGTGGCGCAGAAGATTTCGAAGATCGGGGAGAACATGAACATTCGCCGGTTCACCCGCTTTCAGTTAGGCCAAGCATGA
- a CDS encoding sulfurtransferase TusA family protein — translation MNDSGNGEQGVSTDIELDLRGVICPYNFVKTKLKLEMMDQGQILAVLLDDGDPIKNVPRSVENEGHTVLAQDRVGSSYRVLIRREETD, via the coding sequence ATGAACGACAGTGGGAATGGGGAGCAAGGGGTTTCGACGGATATTGAGCTGGATCTCCGGGGAGTCATCTGTCCGTATAATTTTGTGAAGACCAAGTTAAAGCTCGAGATGATGGATCAGGGGCAGATCTTAGCGGTCTTGCTGGATGATGGGGATCCTATTAAGAATGTTCCGCGCAGTGTAGAGAATGAGGGCCACACGGTGCTTGCGCAGGATCGGGTCGGCTCGTCATACCGTGTGCTTATTCGGCGAGAAGAAACTGACTAA
- the hemA gene encoding glutamyl-tRNA reductase, whose amino-acid sequence MHLIVVGLSHKTAPVEIREKLAVPESRMGEALGRLTSYSGVKEGLLLSTCNRVEVYSVVDDIDQGYGRIQEFLADTHLSLSSEQLTPHLYWHAGDRAITHLFRVAASLDSMIVGESQILGQLKDAFESALSHKTTGLIMNKVVKKAISVAKRVRTETKIAEMAVSVSYAAVELAKKIFSDLGQRTVLLVGAGEMAKLAAQHLIAQGVGQVRITTRTPQHAVELAEKFGGTAVPFEQYKDDMASADIVLVSTGASHYLISADDVQRAVTERMNRPMFLIDISVPRNIDPAVRHVDNAFLFDIDDLKQRVEKNRAERLQEADKAEQMVVEEVVVLREWMKSLEVTPTIIALKQRADEIKRSELDKTLGRLAHLPAQDRELVEGLATSIVNKMIHGTMVTLKSEVNSSSGAAFVEAARRFFSLEAVPPPDTRGESAVEPSSCLAHEASELLIEQTPARTPSRKQP is encoded by the coding sequence ATGCATTTGATCGTAGTCGGGCTCAGTCATAAGACGGCGCCCGTTGAAATTCGCGAGAAGCTGGCGGTGCCGGAAAGTCGGATGGGCGAGGCGCTCGGCCGGCTGACTTCGTATTCCGGCGTGAAAGAAGGATTGTTGCTGTCCACCTGCAATCGCGTCGAAGTCTATTCGGTCGTCGACGATATCGATCAAGGCTATGGGCGGATTCAGGAATTTCTGGCCGATACTCATCTCTCCCTTTCCTCCGAACAGCTGACTCCGCATTTGTATTGGCATGCTGGCGATCGAGCCATTACGCATCTGTTTCGTGTGGCGGCCAGTCTTGACTCGATGATTGTGGGGGAATCGCAGATCCTCGGGCAGTTGAAAGATGCCTTTGAATCGGCGCTGTCGCACAAGACGACTGGGCTCATCATGAATAAGGTCGTCAAGAAAGCCATTTCTGTCGCCAAGCGCGTGCGGACCGAAACCAAGATTGCCGAGATGGCCGTGTCGGTCAGCTATGCGGCGGTCGAACTCGCCAAGAAAATATTTTCAGACCTCGGGCAGAGAACGGTTTTGTTGGTCGGGGCTGGTGAAATGGCCAAGCTGGCCGCCCAACATCTGATCGCGCAGGGTGTCGGGCAGGTGCGGATCACCACCAGAACCCCGCAGCATGCCGTGGAGCTAGCCGAAAAATTCGGTGGGACTGCGGTGCCATTTGAACAATACAAAGACGATATGGCTTCGGCCGATATCGTTCTTGTCTCGACAGGCGCGTCGCATTATCTCATCAGCGCCGACGATGTCCAGCGGGCGGTCACCGAGCGGATGAACCGGCCGATGTTTCTGATCGATATTTCGGTCCCACGCAACATCGATCCGGCGGTGCGGCATGTCGACAATGCGTTTTTGTTCGATATCGACGACCTGAAACAGCGGGTGGAGAAGAATCGCGCCGAGCGTTTGCAGGAAGCTGATAAGGCTGAACAGATGGTGGTGGAAGAGGTCGTGGTTTTGCGTGAATGGATGAAGTCGTTGGAAGTGACGCCGACGATCATCGCATTGAAGCAGCGCGCGGATGAGATTAAACGCAGCGAGTTGGACAAGACCTTGGGACGGCTCGCGCACCTGCCGGCGCAGGATCGGGAACTCGTCGAGGGATTGGCCACGTCGATCGTGAACAAGATGATTCACGGGACGATGGTGACGTTGAAGTCCGAGGTAAATTCGTCGAGCGGGGCGGCGTTTGTCGAAGCCGCGCGGCGCTTTTTTAGCCTTGAAGCCGTGCCGCCGCCGGATACGCGCGGAGAGTCAGCCGTCGAACCATCATCCTGTCTGGCGCATGAAGCGAGTGAGTTGCTTATTGAGCAGACTCCTGCTCGGACGCCTAGTCGAAAGCAACCGTAG
- a CDS encoding bifunctional nuclease family protein, protein MITQMQVKGLMFDPYNNAYIVVLRDEDEAEMLPIWVGKSEASAISLALEHVAPPRPMTHDFMKSFLDAYNAKVISVVITDLNEHTYFAKIHLMYEDSEYAVDSRPSDAIALAIRSEAPIFANESVIRKQSSEELEQWLENLKPEDFGKLDS, encoded by the coding sequence ATGATTACGCAAATGCAGGTCAAGGGGTTGATGTTTGACCCCTACAACAACGCCTACATCGTGGTGCTCCGCGATGAGGATGAAGCCGAGATGTTGCCGATCTGGGTCGGGAAGTCGGAAGCAAGCGCCATCAGCCTTGCACTGGAGCACGTGGCGCCCCCACGCCCGATGACGCACGATTTCATGAAGTCCTTTTTAGACGCCTATAATGCCAAAGTGATTAGCGTGGTCATTACAGACTTGAATGAGCACACCTATTTTGCCAAGATTCATCTGATGTACGAGGATTCGGAATACGCCGTCGACTCACGCCCCAGCGACGCTATCGCGTTGGCGATTCGTTCAGAGGCGCCCATCTTCGCGAACGAGTCGGTTATCCGAAAGCAAAGCTCGGAAGAACTCGAACAATGGTTAGAGAATCTCAAGCCGGAAGATTTCGGCAAACTGGACTCCTGA
- the hemC gene encoding hydroxymethylbilane synthase: protein MSTPTAARPTLVLGTRASKLAVQQSEWFQAQVQAIAPDITVTLTRIQTSGDKIVDVPLAKIGGKGLFVKEIEEALLSGEIDFAVHSMKDVPTQLPDGLEILCVPPREDSRDALISHTGCLFQDLPVGARVGSSSLRRQSQFLHARPDLRIEMLRGNLDTRLKKLKEGQFDAIILAAAGLRRLGWTDEITEYLDPQLCLPAIGQGALGIEGRSNDQFVRSILSRLTHQPTQVAVTAERALLHRLEGGCQVPIAAYATLTNDQVHLEGLVASVDGKTVIRDAVQGTRAEAQVLGTRLAERLLARGADKILGEIYGRA, encoded by the coding sequence GTGTCGACACCAACAGCCGCACGACCCACACTGGTTCTGGGCACCAGGGCAAGTAAGTTGGCCGTACAGCAGAGCGAGTGGTTCCAGGCGCAAGTGCAGGCGATTGCCCCAGACATCACCGTGACGCTCACCCGGATTCAAACATCCGGCGACAAGATTGTCGATGTCCCGCTCGCGAAGATCGGCGGAAAGGGCCTGTTCGTCAAGGAAATCGAAGAAGCGCTGTTGAGCGGCGAGATTGATTTTGCCGTGCACAGTATGAAGGACGTCCCGACGCAGTTGCCGGATGGGCTGGAGATTCTCTGTGTGCCTCCACGCGAAGATTCACGGGATGCGTTGATCAGCCATACCGGTTGTCTCTTTCAGGATTTGCCTGTCGGGGCTCGGGTGGGGTCGAGCAGCTTGCGCAGGCAATCGCAGTTTCTTCACGCGCGTCCGGATCTCCGGATTGAGATGCTCCGGGGGAATCTCGATACCCGGTTGAAAAAACTCAAAGAGGGACAGTTTGATGCGATTATCCTAGCCGCGGCTGGGTTGCGGCGCTTGGGATGGACGGATGAAATCACTGAATATCTCGATCCGCAACTCTGTCTTCCCGCGATCGGGCAAGGGGCGTTGGGGATTGAGGGGCGGTCGAACGATCAGTTCGTGCGATCGATACTCAGCCGGCTCACCCATCAGCCGACGCAGGTGGCGGTGACGGCGGAGCGGGCGTTGTTGCATCGATTGGAAGGCGGTTGTCAGGTACCGATTGCGGCCTATGCGACGTTGACGAATGACCAGGTGCATCTGGAGGGACTGGTGGCGAGTGTGGACGGTAAGACCGTCATTCGAGACGCCGTGCAAGGAACAAGAGCTGAGGCGCAAGTCTTGGGTACGAGACTGGCGGAACGGTTGCTCGCGCGGGGCGCTGACAAGATTCTTGGCGAGATTTACGGAAGGGCTTGA
- the rpsI gene encoding 30S ribosomal protein S9 produces MAAVTQYATGRRKCAVARAWVTGTANGEITVNDKPLEKAFPRLTLRQIIQLPLEMAGLTGKYSINATVYGGGPTGQAGALRHAIARALVVLSPTVRTPLKKEGLLTRDSRVKERKKYGQKGARKRFQYSKR; encoded by the coding sequence ATGGCAGCCGTGACACAGTATGCAACAGGTCGCAGAAAATGTGCCGTAGCCAGAGCTTGGGTAACAGGGACGGCCAATGGTGAAATTACGGTGAACGATAAGCCGCTGGAAAAGGCTTTTCCTCGCCTCACCCTCCGGCAGATCATCCAGCTTCCCCTTGAGATGGCTGGACTCACCGGCAAGTATTCGATTAACGCGACCGTCTACGGAGGCGGCCCGACCGGTCAAGCCGGCGCGCTCCGTCACGCCATCGCCCGTGCGCTTGTCGTCTTGAGCCCCACGGTACGGACCCCGCTCAAGAAAGAAGGCCTTCTCACCCGCGACTCTCGCGTGAAGGAACGAAAGAAATACGGACAGAAGGGTGCTCGTAAGCGCTTCCAGTACTCCAAGCGCTAA
- a CDS encoding Fe(2+)-trafficking protein, producing MTEVACVTCGQTGEAITAPLFLGKLEQDIKAKVCTACWKKWEGMRVMVINEYQVNLGDESGRELVRKQMKAFLKLEGQADTSKIAENFRPEGT from the coding sequence ATGACAGAGGTTGCGTGTGTCACATGCGGACAAACCGGAGAAGCGATTACCGCTCCCCTCTTTCTCGGCAAGTTGGAACAAGACATCAAGGCAAAAGTTTGCACCGCCTGCTGGAAAAAATGGGAGGGCATGCGGGTGATGGTGATCAATGAATATCAGGTCAATCTCGGCGATGAGAGCGGACGAGAGCTTGTCCGCAAACAAATGAAGGCCTTCTTAAAGCTAGAAGGACAAGCCGACACCTCAAAGATCGCAGAAAATTTCCGCCCGGAAGGCACCTAG
- the argC gene encoding N-acetyl-gamma-glutamyl-phosphate reductase: MSKKFRIAIAGASGYAGAELVRLAAAHPYFDIAAVTSEKSAGQSVASVFPNLTGVVQHTFEALAPEALAERADALFLALPHTKSQEPVALCMKAGKLVVDLSADYRLKNVAAYEQWYQTPHTHPALLHEAVYGLPELHRSAIAKAKLVASPGCYPTAAILQLAPLFAKGLVQLDSIVIDAKSGISGAGRSPALPYHFPEAHESLEPYKIGKHRHIPEIEQELSGIMGTPGAVTIAFTPHLVPMNRGILSTAYCKLKTEIKLPELRALYREFYKGERFIRLYEDIVPNPRYIKGSNFCDIGVYADQRAGWVVTVAAVDNLVKGAAGQAIQAMNLMMGLPEETGLTAPGSYP; this comes from the coding sequence ATGTCTAAGAAATTTCGCATCGCGATTGCAGGAGCCAGCGGCTATGCCGGGGCAGAACTCGTCCGCCTGGCCGCCGCGCATCCCTACTTTGACATTGCCGCAGTGACCTCTGAGAAATCAGCCGGCCAATCCGTGGCATCCGTCTTCCCCAACCTCACCGGTGTTGTGCAGCACACCTTCGAAGCGCTGGCTCCCGAGGCCCTGGCCGAACGGGCTGATGCCCTGTTCCTTGCGCTTCCCCATACAAAATCGCAAGAACCGGTTGCCCTCTGCATGAAAGCAGGCAAGCTAGTCGTGGATCTGAGCGCGGACTATCGGCTCAAAAACGTGGCGGCGTATGAACAATGGTATCAGACGCCTCACACTCATCCGGCCCTGCTCCACGAAGCCGTCTACGGTCTACCCGAACTCCATCGAAGCGCCATTGCGAAAGCAAAATTAGTTGCCTCGCCTGGCTGCTACCCGACGGCGGCCATCCTACAGCTAGCGCCGCTCTTTGCGAAAGGACTCGTCCAACTCGACTCCATCGTCATCGATGCGAAATCCGGGATCTCCGGAGCAGGACGAAGCCCGGCCCTGCCCTATCATTTTCCGGAAGCCCATGAATCGTTAGAGCCCTACAAGATCGGCAAGCACCGCCATATTCCTGAGATCGAACAAGAACTCTCCGGCATCATGGGAACGCCCGGTGCGGTCACGATCGCCTTCACCCCGCACCTCGTGCCGATGAATCGGGGAATTCTGAGCACGGCCTATTGCAAGCTGAAGACAGAGATCAAGTTGCCTGAATTGCGGGCCCTGTACCGGGAGTTCTATAAAGGCGAGCGGTTTATTCGCCTCTACGAAGACATTGTTCCGAATCCGCGTTACATCAAAGGGTCAAATTTTTGCGACATTGGTGTCTACGCAGACCAACGCGCCGGATGGGTTGTCACCGTCGCGGCCGTGGATAATCTGGTCAAAGGCGCCGCCGGTCAAGCCATTCAAGCCATGAATTTGATGATGGGACTTCCTGAGGAAACGGGACTCACCGCACCGGGCAGTTACCCGTAA
- a CDS encoding bifunctional nuclease family protein yields the protein MSDSAHSNNPDLILLSVSRVVEDANTDTRILVLTRTDDQDTFMIWIGAPEGDSIRRALDSATPPRPMSHDLVKSFGEHFGIATKRVVLTDVKSSTYYATVFLENKGVERSIDARPSDAIALALRTHAPIYTTQDVWKRRSGQHLDAWLAKLDTKDIDTQEV from the coding sequence ATGAGCGACTCTGCACACTCAAATAATCCCGATCTCATCCTGCTCTCGGTGAGCCGTGTCGTTGAAGACGCCAATACCGACACCAGGATTCTCGTCTTGACCAGGACCGACGATCAGGACACGTTCATGATCTGGATCGGTGCCCCCGAAGGCGATTCCATTCGCCGCGCCTTGGATTCGGCCACACCACCCCGACCGATGAGCCACGATTTGGTTAAAAGCTTCGGCGAACATTTCGGCATTGCGACTAAGCGAGTCGTCTTAACCGATGTAAAAAGCAGCACCTATTACGCCACTGTATTTTTGGAAAACAAAGGGGTGGAGCGGTCGATCGATGCCCGGCCAAGCGATGCCATCGCCCTGGCCCTTCGAACGCACGCACCGATCTATACCACCCAAGACGTTTGGAAACGGCGCAGCGGGCAACACCTAGATGCCTGGCTTGCGAAGCTCGATACGAAAGATATCGACACACAAGAAGTCTAG
- the rsmI gene encoding 16S rRNA (cytidine(1402)-2'-O)-methyltransferase, giving the protein MESPGLPVKKPMGSLFLVGVPIGHPDDITIRALGILSRVDVIATEDPIATQELLSHHNLSVVLTSYGPTRIKEKVAVLINRLQQGLSVALVSDCGSPVISDPGSLLVAAAHKHAIPVCSIPGPSAVTAAITASGFSAEAFHFYGDIPAPTGSGKSRLAMALMHAEPTILFCQTQSCQAILETIAKAAPRRRIALACDLTLQNETVLKGTARRVSHLLKRIQTPHMVTLVVEGRKRITPAKTGRRRAQH; this is encoded by the coding sequence ATGGAATCCCCCGGTCTACCGGTAAAAAAACCTATGGGCTCGCTCTTCCTGGTTGGAGTCCCCATCGGACATCCCGACGACATCACGATCCGTGCACTCGGCATCCTCAGTCGGGTGGATGTGATCGCAACCGAGGATCCGATCGCCACACAGGAACTCTTATCCCATCACAACTTGTCGGTCGTACTCACAAGTTATGGACCGACGAGGATCAAAGAAAAAGTTGCGGTCCTGATTAATCGACTGCAACAAGGCCTATCCGTCGCATTGGTATCGGATTGTGGTTCACCCGTGATTTCGGACCCGGGAAGCCTCTTGGTTGCCGCAGCACACAAACACGCTATTCCCGTTTGTTCTATCCCCGGTCCATCAGCTGTGACGGCTGCAATCACTGCATCGGGGTTTTCCGCCGAGGCGTTCCACTTTTATGGGGACATCCCCGCGCCCACCGGCTCTGGTAAGAGCCGACTCGCAATGGCTTTGATGCATGCAGAACCGACAATTCTCTTCTGTCAGACCCAATCATGCCAAGCTATTCTGGAGACTATTGCCAAGGCAGCCCCACGCCGCCGAATCGCGCTCGCCTGCGATCTCACCCTCCAGAACGAAACCGTTCTCAAGGGAACGGCCAGGCGCGTTTCACATTTACTGAAACGGATCCAGACGCCTCACATGGTCACGCTAGTAGTGGAAGGAAGAAAACGAATTACCCCGGCAAAGACGGGAAGGCGCAGAGCACAACATTAG
- a CDS encoding cytochrome C assembly family protein has translation MAVVCFMVTMGLYFIATISFLAYLLRRSEALSKVSLAITAAGFVMHTLALVARMVGGSAAAPPSVHEALSFFSWMLILVFLAVEFRHRIHVLGSFIVPLALVSLISAAALPDTVPTLQPMFRTLWLHVTLSMLGTVGFAVAFVAGVMYLIQDRLLKSKRFNVLYAKLPALDFLDHLNQQSIILGFPLLTLGIITGAISAEFAKGAYVSWNPEQTWALVTWLFYFVVLLGRLMVGWRAKRAAYLTVIGFAGVILTLIGVVLKSYGTVS, from the coding sequence ATGGCCGTAGTTTGCTTCATGGTGACGATGGGATTGTACTTCATCGCGACCATTTCATTTCTTGCCTATCTGTTGCGCCGCTCTGAAGCTCTTTCAAAAGTCTCCCTGGCCATTACCGCGGCCGGGTTTGTTATGCATACTCTTGCCCTGGTTGCACGGATGGTGGGGGGGTCTGCCGCCGCTCCTCCGAGTGTTCATGAGGCGCTGTCATTCTTTTCCTGGATGCTCATTCTCGTATTTCTCGCCGTGGAATTTCGTCATCGGATCCACGTGCTGGGCTCATTCATTGTCCCGCTCGCGTTGGTCTCACTCATCTCCGCGGCGGCGTTGCCTGACACTGTTCCCACCTTGCAGCCGATGTTTCGAACACTTTGGCTCCACGTCACCTTGAGTATGTTGGGAACGGTGGGGTTTGCCGTCGCGTTCGTAGCGGGTGTGATGTATCTCATCCAAGACCGCCTTCTCAAGTCGAAACGGTTCAACGTATTGTATGCCAAGCTGCCGGCACTGGACTTCCTTGACCATTTGAATCAGCAATCCATTATTTTGGGGTTTCCGCTCCTGACGCTCGGAATCATCACCGGCGCTATCTCTGCGGAGTTCGCCAAGGGCGCTTATGTGAGTTGGAATCCCGAACAGACCTGGGCGTTGGTTACCTGGTTGTTCTATTTTGTCGTGCTCCTTGGACGCTTGATGGTGGGGTGGCGCGCGAAACGGGCGGCCTACTTAACGGTGATCGGATTCGCCGGTGTCATTTTGACCCTGATTGGCGTGGTCCTCAAGAGCTACGGGACGGTGTCGTAA
- the argJ gene encoding bifunctional glutamate N-acetyltransferase/amino-acid acetyltransferase ArgJ, with translation MKVQASGVTAPQGFEAAGIHCGIKKPGILDLALVVSTVAGPIAGVFTKNRVVAAPVILDRRHLRQHRGRAIIVNSGNANACTGAKGLQAAVAMATAVSKGLAIPVNQVFVGSTGVIGRVLPIDRVQTGIPTLIAKLSRTGGRQAAQAILTTDLRPKTVVVQGRIGGRLVTIGGMAKGSGMIHPNMATMLGYLTTDAAIAPAALQRALKSAADQSFNCITVDGDTSTNDTVLCLANGLAKNATIQSGTKPYRQFEQLLTEASQALALAICRDGEGVTKVVKIAVGGAKTVAAAKRVASTIATSNLVKTALFGEDANWGRVMGALGRSGVPINPDTVTVRFDKVVMVKQGMGTGLTAERKIAQVFKQKEFTISVDLGQGQAAAHMWTTDLSYDYVRINASYRS, from the coding sequence ATGAAAGTACAAGCATCAGGCGTAACCGCGCCGCAGGGATTTGAAGCCGCCGGCATCCATTGCGGCATTAAGAAGCCGGGCATCCTCGACCTGGCGCTCGTGGTATCGACCGTCGCAGGTCCCATCGCAGGGGTCTTCACGAAGAACCGCGTGGTGGCCGCGCCCGTGATTCTCGATCGTCGCCATCTACGGCAGCACCGTGGCCGCGCCATCATCGTCAACAGCGGGAACGCCAATGCCTGCACCGGCGCCAAAGGGCTCCAGGCAGCCGTTGCCATGGCCACTGCCGTGAGCAAGGGCCTGGCGATTCCGGTGAATCAGGTCTTCGTCGGATCGACCGGCGTCATCGGACGGGTGCTTCCGATTGATCGCGTGCAGACCGGCATCCCAACATTGATCGCAAAACTCAGCCGCACCGGCGGACGACAGGCGGCTCAAGCTATTCTCACGACTGACCTACGTCCGAAAACCGTCGTCGTTCAAGGAAGAATCGGCGGCCGGCTCGTGACCATCGGAGGCATGGCCAAGGGTTCTGGCATGATCCATCCCAATATGGCCACGATGCTCGGGTACTTAACCACGGATGCCGCCATTGCACCGGCCGCGCTGCAGCGCGCGCTGAAATCGGCGGCCGATCAATCCTTCAACTGCATTACAGTGGACGGCGATACCAGTACGAACGATACGGTTCTCTGCCTGGCCAACGGATTGGCGAAGAACGCGACCATCCAATCAGGCACGAAGCCCTATCGGCAGTTCGAACAACTGCTGACCGAGGCCTCGCAGGCACTGGCCTTGGCCATCTGCCGAGACGGCGAAGGCGTCACGAAGGTCGTCAAAATCGCCGTCGGCGGAGCCAAGACCGTTGCAGCCGCCAAACGAGTGGCCAGCACAATCGCCACCTCCAATTTGGTCAAGACCGCATTGTTCGGAGAAGATGCCAATTGGGGACGCGTGATGGGCGCACTCGGTCGATCCGGCGTTCCCATCAATCCCGACACAGTGACCGTGCGCTTCGACAAGGTCGTCATGGTCAAACAGGGAATGGGCACAGGACTGACCGCTGAACGGAAAATCGCGCAGGTGTTCAAACAGAAGGAATTTACGATTTCGGTCGACCTTGGGCAAGGACAGGCAGCCGCCCACATGTGGACGACCGATTTGTCCTATGACTATGTTCGCATCAACGCAAGCTATCGATCCTGA
- the rpsB gene encoding 30S ribosomal protein S2: MGVVAIKELLEAGVHFGHQTNRWNPKMKKYLFGERNGIYIIDLQQTLTRMEQAYAFVRDTVAAGETVLFVGTKRQAAEILQEESTRANMFYVNQRWLGGMLTNFKTIRLSIDKMKKMETTLQNPTEHGLKKKEIMLMQKDIVKLQKYLSGIKTMRGLPGAIFVLDTRIEKIAVQEATRLGIPVIAILDSNCDPDNITYPIPGNDDAIRSIKLITSKIADACIEGAHIKTQRDEADFQAAPAAGGKPAALSAAPVA, encoded by the coding sequence ATGGGAGTGGTCGCGATCAAGGAATTGCTGGAAGCAGGCGTGCACTTTGGACACCAGACGAACCGCTGGAATCCAAAGATGAAGAAGTATCTCTTCGGCGAACGCAACGGCATCTACATCATCGACTTGCAACAGACGCTCACGCGGATGGAACAGGCCTATGCCTTCGTCCGGGACACCGTCGCCGCCGGTGAAACCGTCCTCTTTGTCGGCACCAAGCGGCAAGCCGCGGAAATTCTCCAGGAAGAATCAACGCGCGCCAACATGTTCTACGTGAACCAACGCTGGCTCGGCGGCATGCTGACGAACTTCAAAACCATTCGTCTCAGCATCGACAAGATGAAGAAGATGGAAACGACACTGCAGAATCCGACCGAGCATGGCCTGAAGAAAAAAGAAATCATGCTCATGCAGAAGGACATCGTCAAATTGCAGAAGTATCTCTCTGGCATCAAGACCATGCGCGGCCTTCCGGGCGCCATCTTCGTGCTGGATACCCGCATTGAAAAAATCGCCGTGCAGGAAGCGACCCGACTGGGGATCCCCGTCATCGCCATTCTGGACAGCAACTGCGACCCCGACAACATCACCTACCCGATCCCGGGCAATGATGACGCCATTCGCTCCATCAAGCTGATCACCTCGAAGATTGCGGACGCCTGCATCGAAGGCGCGCATATCAAGACGCAGCGCGATGAGGCCGACTTCCAGGCCGCCCCGGCAGCCGGAGGCAAGCCGGCCGCACTGAGCGCGGCTCCGGTCGCATAA